The proteins below are encoded in one region of Triticum aestivum cultivar Chinese Spring chromosome 1B, IWGSC CS RefSeq v2.1, whole genome shotgun sequence:
- the LOC123107450 gene encoding probable sugar phosphate/phosphate translocator At3g11320: MRQQEDRALLPTTTAAGSGGAGPDAAASSGPSGSRLRTAGLVAAWYASNIGVLLLNKYLLSVYGFRYPVFLTACHMSASALLSSAFAAATSSSGAARRPLSRGQAARVAVLGAVFCGSVVAGNVSLRYLPVSFNQAVGATTPFFTALIAYAVAGRREARATYAALLPVVAGVVIATGGEPSFHLFGFIMCVGATAGRALKTVLQGILLSSQEEKLNSMDLLRYMAPVAVVLLVPATLMMEPDALGAAAALAREDPSFVWLLLGNSSLAYLVNLTNFLVTKHTSPLTLQVLGNAKGAVAVVVSILIFKNPVTVMGMLGYGVTIAGVVLYGEAKKRSK, translated from the exons ATGCGGCAGCAGGAGGACCGGGCGCTCCTCCCGACGACGACGGCCGCCGGGAGCGGGGGCGCGGGCCCGGACGCCGCCGCGTCGTCCGGACCGTCGGGGAGCCGGCTGCGGACGGCGGGGCTGGTGGCGGCGTGGTACGCGTCCAACATCGGCGTGCTGCTGCTCAACAAGTACCTCCTCTCCGTCTACGGCTTCCGCTACCCGGTCTTCCTCACCGCCTGCCACATGTCCGCCTCGGCGCTCCTCTcctccgccttcgccgccgccaccAGCTCGTCCGGCGCCGCGCGCCGGCCGCTCTCGCGCGGGCAGGCGGCCAGGGTGGCCGTGCTCGGCGCCGTCTTCTGCGGCTCCGTCGTCGCCGGCAACGTCTCGCTGCGCTACCTCCCCGTGTCATTCAACCAGGCCGTCGGCGCCACCACGCCCTTCTTCACCGCGCTCATCGCCTACGCCGTCGCGGGCCGCCGCGAGGCCCGCGCCACCTACGCCGCCCTCctccccgtcgtcgccggcgtcgtcatcGCCACCGGG GGCGAGCCGAGCTTCCACCTCTTCGGGTTCATCATGTGCGTGGGCGCGACGGCGGGGAGGGCGCTCAAGACCGTGCTGCAGGGGATCCTGCTCTCCTCACAAGA GGAGAAGCTCAATTCCATGGACCTGCTCCGGTACATGGCGCCGGTGGCCGTGGTGCTGCTGGTGCCGGCGACGCTGATGATGGAGCCTGAcgcgctcggggcggcggcggcgctcgcccGGGAGGACCCCAGCTTCGTCTGGCTGCTGCTCGGCAACTCCTCGCTGGCCTACCTGGTGAACCTGACCAACTTCCTGGTCACCAAGCACACCAGCCCGCTCACCCTCCAG GTCCTCGGGAACGCGAAAGGCGCGGTCGCCGTCGTGGTCTCCATCCTGATATTCAAGAACCCGGTGACCGTCATGGGGATGCTGGGCTACGGGGTGACCATCGCCGGCGTGGTTCTGTACGGCGAGGCCAAGAAGAGGAGCAAGTGA
- the LOC123086827 gene encoding uncharacterized protein, with amino-acid sequence MSQELERAAVTAMAPDEVPTPLATPVLPLAKRMKEDPAVPAMATEDCSRWSTLPPELLRLIAESLLGTNDVDCYVDFRAVCPSWRAATDDPKDNTSDRRFHPRRWIVLDQVFQSEGDFFLLNTDTGRFVHRKLPLLSEHYVVATTYSGYVVLADKSPPHVASVLNPLTGVVVRFAMTVPPDVGVAHVVLSGGGSLRTLILVGNSSRTHYMAGPDNQDFTTVHMASPDYDLLFKAAVGGGVYTYLNPYLDGEHYTYLNPYVEGVLTVIYNFLGTYRFDPLKFFSGHGNYDRGFLVGLAGHMLLIFKPSGIHYPCVLRFDNATHQLMLVQRIGKYAIFVGHQRCLAVDSDKFPGVEENCVYYTQHLGSSAFIYKCNIADKKVERIFESDDFVRQDKQFVLVADRPFTIIHILSSYTINIPDSQLASQQMP; translated from the coding sequence ATGTCGCAAGAACTGGAGCGTGCGGCAGTGACGGCCATGGCGCCCGATGAGGTTCCGACGCCCTTGGCCACCCCTGTTCTTCCGCTGGCCAAAAGGATGAAGGAAGATCCGGCGGTTCCGGCCATGGCGACTGAAGACTGTTCCAGGTGGTCCACGCTCCCACCGGAACTCCTCCGCCTCATCGCTGAATCCTTACTCGGCACCAACGACGTCGACTGCTACGTGGACTTCCGCGCCGTTTGCCCCAGCTGGCGTGCTGCCACCGACGATCCAAAGGACAACACCTCTGACCGCCGCTTCCATCCGCGGCGGTGGATCGTCCTCGACCAGGTCTTCCAGAGCGAGGGGGATTTTTTCCTGCTGAACACCGACACCGGCCGCTTCGTCCACAGGAAGCTCCCGCTGCTCAGCGAACACTACGTGGTGGCGACCACTTACAGCGGCTACGTCGTCCTGGCGGACAAAAGCCCTCCTCACGTGGCCAGCGTCCTCAACCCTCTCACCGGTGTCGTCGTCCGCTTTGCGATGACCGTGCCCCCCGACGTGGGGGTTGCCCATGTCGTCCTCTCCGGTGGCGGATCTCTGCGCACGCTCATATTGGTCGGCAACTCGTCTCGCACACATTACATGGCTGGTCCCGACAACCAGGATTTCACCACCGTCCATATGGCCTCGCCAGATTATGATCTCCTATTCAAGGCGGCCGTAGGTGGTGGCGTCTACACGTACCTCAATCCATACCTAGATGGTGAGCACTACACGTACCTCAATCCATACGTAGAGGGTGTGCTCACTGTTATCTACAACTTCTTGGGGACCTATCGTTTTGATCCTCTCAAGTTTTTCTCCGGCCATGGCAACTACGACCGGGGCTTCCTAGTTGGTCTGGCTGGACACATGCTGCTCATCTTCAAGCCAAGCGGAATCCACTATCCCTGTGTTCTCAGATTCGATAATGCGACACACCAACTTATGCTTGTGCAGAGAATCGGCAAATATGCCATCTTCGTTGGCCATCAGAGGTGTCTAGCTGTGGATTCTGACAAGTTCCCAGGCGTCGAGGAGAACTGCGTCTATTACACTCAACATCTGGGTTCATCCGCTTTCATATACAAATGCAACATCGCGGACAAGAAAGTGGAGAGGATCTTTGAATCAGACGATTTCGTAAGGCAGGACAAGCAGTTTGTCCTGGTGGCCGACCGTCCTTTCACCATCATCCACATTCTCTCCAGCTACACTATCAACATCCCGGATTCTCAACTCGCCTCGCAACAGATGCCATAA
- the LOC123086837 gene encoding lysine histidine transporter 2-like translates to MEVDRSIELPVVEQEGTMPSELDIMEEYVETVKERESEAKLKDVNLDDWLPITSSRTAKWYYSAFHNVTAMVGAGVLGLPFAMSHLGWGPGVAVIASSFGITLYTLWQMVEMHEMVPGKRFDRYHELGQHAFGKKLGLWIIVPQQLVVDVGTDIVYMVTGGQSLKKFHDLVCNGRCKDIRLTYFIMIFGSVHFFLSQMPNFNSISGVSAAAAVMSICYSMVAFFASVLHKHPAAVGAAVDYGLKAATTAGHVFGALNALGAVAFAFAGHNVVLEIQATIPSTPEQPSKKPMWRGVLVAYAVVALCYFSVAFGGYYAFGNSVDPNILITLDKPRWLIALANLMVVVHVIGSYQVFAMPVFDMMETVLVKKLKFNPGLPLRLTARSAYVALTMLVGMTFPFFDGLLGFFGGFAFAPTTYFLPCIIWLMLRKPARYSVTWFLNWIFIAIGVALMLLSPIGGLRQIILDAKTFKFYS, encoded by the coding sequence ATGGAGGTCGATCGATCAATCGAACTGCCTGTGGTCGAACAAGAAGGAACGATGCCGTCGGAGTTGGATATCATGGAGGAGTACGTGGAGACGGTGAAGGAGCGGGAGTCGGAGGCGAAGCTCAAGGACGTGAACCTGGACGACTGGCTCCCCATCACCTCCTCGCGCACCGCCAAGTGGTACTACTCGGCCTTCCACAACGTGACGGCCATGGTGGGCGCCGGCGTGCTGGGCCTCCCGTTCGCCATGTCGCACCTCGGCTGGGGCCCCGGCGTGGCGGTCATCGCCAGCTCCTTCGGGATCACGCTCTACACGCTGTGGCAGATGGTGGAGATGCACGAGATGGTGCCCGGGAAGCGCTTCGACCGCTACCACGAGCTCGGGCAGCACGCCTTCGGGAAGAAGCTGGGGCTCTGGATCATCGTGCCGCAGCAGCTCGTCGTCGACGTCGGCACCGACATCGTCTACATGGTCACCGGCGGCCAGTCGCTCAAGAAGTTCCACGACCTCGTCTGCAACGGCCGCTGCAAGGACATCCGCCTCACCTACTTCATCATgatcttcggctccgtccacttCTTCCTGTCCCAGATGCCCAACTTCAACTCCATCTCCggcgtctccgccgccgccgccgtcatgtCCATCTGCTACTCCATGGTCGCCTTCTTCGCGTCTGTGCTACACAAACACCCTGCTGCAGTCGGGGCCGCCGTCGACTACGGGCTCAAGGCGGCGACCACGGCGGGGCACGTGTTCGGCGCGCTCAACGCGCTCGGGGCGGTGGCATTCGCGTTCGCCGGCCACAACGTCGTGCTCGAGATCCAGGCCACCATCCCGTCCACCCCGGAGCAACCCTCCAAGAAGCCCATGTGGCGCGGCGTGCTGGTTGCCTACGCCGTCGTCGCGCTCTGTTACTTCTCGGTGGCCTTCGGCGGGTACTACGCCTTCGGCAACTCGGTCGACCCCAACATCCTCATCACGCTCGACAAGCCGCGGTGGCTCATCGCCCTCGCCAACCTCATGGTCGTCGTGCACGTGATCGGCAGCTACCAGGTGTTCGCGATGCCGGTGTTCGACATGATGGAGACGGTGCTCGTGAAGAAGCTCAAGTTCAACCCCGGCCTGCCGCTCCGCCTCACCGCCCGCTCCGCCTACGTCGCGCTCACCATGCTCGTCGGCATGACCTTCCCCTTCTTCGACGGCCTGCTCGGGTTCTTCGGAGGCTTCGCGTTCGCGCCCACCACCTACTTCCTGCCATGCATCATCTGGCTCATGCTGCGCAAGCCCGCCAGATACAGCGTCACATGGTTCCTCAACTGGATATTCATCGCCATCGGAGTTGCGCTGATGCTGCTGTCCCCCATCGGTGGGTTGCGCCAAATCATCCTTGACGCCAAGACCTTCAAGTTCTACTCTTAA